In Armatimonadota bacterium, the genomic stretch TGGTGTCTAGCGCGATTTTGGAGGTCGAAGATCCAAACACGACCATCGTGCGGCCTTCAAACGTGGTCGGTCCGGGGATGAGCTCTGACCTATTGATCGGAGGATTGGTAAATTCACTTCGCTCAGGCAACACCGCAGTTACCATTAGAAATCCACACGCCAAGCGCGATTATGTCGATGCAAAAGATGTCGCTCGCGCGATCCTTGAGCTCGCAAAAATACCTGCGCCAGGAATAGTGAACGTCTGCACCCAAACCGAAGTCTCTAACCTTGAGGTGGTCGATATCTTGAGAGAGGTCACGCAGATTCCGTTCGAGGTTGAAATTGAGCAATCTGAATCTGGGAAAGTAGAAGTCAGCAGTTTTGTAGCGTCATGCGACAAATTGGCAGGGCTCACAGGATTCCGGCCAAGCATCTCTCTCCGCGAGAGCATCCAGAGGATTTGGTCGGGGGGATGAGGCTCGCGCTCCTTTCTAGCCTGGGTTCGCCTTGGTCATATGAGCTAATCGAGAACATCGCTGCGGCGGGCGCCGAAGTCCATTTGTTTCAACTCGCGCCAGAACCGGGCCAGGCCTATATCGATCCGAAATCGCCGGAGTGGCAAGCGCGGTTGGAGCGGATCGACAAAGTCGTTTCGAGGCGAGAAGTTCTGGAGCCAGGCACAGGGATCTTACGATATCCAAAGTTGGGCTGGATGCTCAGGTCGCGATTGAAGGAGTGCGATCATCTCCTCACGTTGTACGGTGGCGGACTGGCGCTGGCGGCAAAGTGCTCGGGGATCAAAAAGTACAGCGTGTTCGCTGTCGGCTCGGACATCTTACAGCAAGAAGGTACCGCGTTGAAGGTTTCTAGAGCGTGCCTCGAATCCGCCACGGCGGTGATCTGCAACGGCGACCAGCTGATGAAGTCCACGCAGGAGCTTGCGCCGCGTGCGAAGCTCTTTCAGCTTCTCATCGGCGTTAATATTGAACGATTTGCTCCCGCAGAAATCCCCAGTCAGCACCGCTTGATTTGCACCCGAGGTTTTTTGCCGATTTACAACAACCTCGATATTCTTCGAGCGCTTCCACTTTTGCCGAACGATCTGCCGAATTGGGAGATCGTGTTTGCTGCGGGAGGCGACCTGTTGCCTCAAGCTGAGTCGATCGTGGGTGGGCTTCCTGCGGAGCTCGCCTCAAAGGTGAAGTTTCTGCGTGGGATCAGCGGAGATAGCGTGGTCAAAGAACTGCAGCAGTCGACGATTTTCGTTTCAATGTCTCGAAGCGACGGAACCGCAACCTCGCTCCTTGAGGCATTGGCCTGCGGCTTGGTTCCGGTGCTCAGCGACATCCCAGCGAATCGCAATTGGGCCAACCCCGGAGCATTGGTGCCGCTGGACGACGTGGGACAGCTCGCGAAGGCGTTGGAAATGGCAATTCGGCGTCCGATCTCTGAGGACTTGCGAGTGCAAGCACGGCACCAAGTGACCTCACGCGCGAACGCAAAGGCAAACGCCAAAGAGCTTGTCAATTTGATTTCGAGCCTTTAGGCTACGCTTTGCTTGTCTTGCCGCGCCGAGGATAAGAGAGAGCGCATCCAGATATAGTCGCCCTTTTTCGGCCAAAGCTGATCACGGATAGGTGCGCGGATGAGTCTGCGCAGGAACCAACCGGCAGCTGCCCAACTTCCAACCGCCGAAAGGGCACTGGCAACCGCAACCCCGTAAAGCCCGAATTGTGAGCCGAGCGTTGGCAGGAGCCCAAGCATGAGCACCATCTCGATCGCGAGGGCACGAGTGGTCAACTGCGGTCTCTCGAGTCCGGCGAAGTAGCTGGACATGGTTCGGAGTTGGATGTGTGCAATCGCGGTCAGCACCACGATCAACGTCACATAATAGGACTCCTTGAATCCGTGACCAAAAAGAATTGGAATGAGGAAGTAGCCTCCGAGCACCAATGCGGCGGTCAACCCGGCGAGCATCAAACAGCTGAGCCTAAGCGCCTTGAGGAGGTTGCGGCCAAACTGTTCTGGATCGCTGGCGGATTTGGTCATGACCAACTGGCCCAGCGATGAATGTGGCG encodes the following:
- a CDS encoding NAD(P)-dependent oxidoreductase, whose product is MGSAGQEFEQTRILVLGHSGLIGSHLVELCPTAVKMPAGWRISDQKTLISVLEKANPSVIVNAVGVFRGSDAEIQAINGTLSLLAWMNAAEICPNAKKIWLGSAAEYGQVQFSPVTEDHPCEPFSAYGQAKWMVSSAILEVEDPNTTIVRPSNVVGPGMSSDLLIGGLVNSLRSGNTAVTIRNPHAKRDYVDAKDVARAILELAKIPAPGIVNVCTQTEVSNLEVVDILREVTQIPFEVEIEQSESGKVEVSSFVASCDKLAGLTGFRPSISLRESIQRIWSGG
- a CDS encoding glycosyltransferase family 4 protein, which produces MRLALLSSLGSPWSYELIENIAAAGAEVHLFQLAPEPGQAYIDPKSPEWQARLERIDKVVSRREVLEPGTGILRYPKLGWMLRSRLKECDHLLTLYGGGLALAAKCSGIKKYSVFAVGSDILQQEGTALKVSRACLESATAVICNGDQLMKSTQELAPRAKLFQLLIGVNIERFAPAEIPSQHRLICTRGFLPIYNNLDILRALPLLPNDLPNWEIVFAAGGDLLPQAESIVGGLPAELASKVKFLRGISGDSVVKELQQSTIFVSMSRSDGTATSLLEALACGLVPVLSDIPANRNWANPGALVPLDDVGQLAKALEMAIRRPISEDLRVQARHQVTSRANAKANAKELVNLISSL